One Xiphophorus hellerii strain 12219 chromosome 1, Xiphophorus_hellerii-4.1, whole genome shotgun sequence DNA segment encodes these proteins:
- the LOC116715945 gene encoding uncharacterized protein LOC116715945 — protein sequence MTGAQIAALLAALQDMIMGSTLAKCALTDLGIQWAGWALAAAFRTEKFYDLAGSGTFILLAHLSRIWGGASHTRQKVQTGLVTAWGFRLGTFLFLRILKDGHDRRFNNVRDSPGTFFVYWTVQAVWVFMTLLPTLMLNTEKRNVPLGSRDYIGWTVWCIGFAAEAIADQQKWLFKRDPDNAGKFIQSGLWGYSRHPNYFGEILQWSGLWLSASSVMQGPQYLSVVSPLFVWFLLRYVSGIPILEKQAMKKWGSQAAFQDYVKNTPLLWPWPKF from the exons ATGACAGGCGCTCAGATCGCCGCGCTGCTCGCCGCGCTGCAGGACATGATCATGGGAAGCACTCTGGCCAAATGCGCCCTCACCGACCTGGGGATCCAGTGGGCCGGCTGGGCTCTGGCTGCAGCTTTCAGAACCGAGAAGTTTTACGATTTGGCAG GCTCTGGCACATTTATACTACTGGCACACCTGAGTCGGATCTGGGGAGGAGCGAGTCACACGCGGCAGAAGGTGCAGACCGGGCTGGTGACAGCATGGGGGTTCAG GCTGGGCACATTCCTTTTCCTGCGAATCTTGAAGGACGGTCATGACCGCAGGTTCAACAATGTCAGAGACAGCCCTGGGACTTTCTTTGTTTACTGGACTGTTCAAG CTGTGTGGGTATTTATGACCCTCCTTCCCACCCTCatgctgaacaccgagaagcgAAATGTGCCTCTGGGGTCCAGGGACTACATCGGTTGGACCGTTTGGTGTATTGGCTTCGCTGCCGAAGCTATTGCGGATCAGCAAAAGTGGCTTTTCAAGCGCGACCCAGATAATGCT GGGAAATTCATCCAGAGTGGACTGTGGGGCTACAGCAGACACCCCAACTACTTTGGGGAGATCCTGCAGTGGTCGGGCCTTTGGCTCTCGGCCTCATCCGTCATGCAGGGGCCTCAGTACCTGAGTGTGGTGTCTCCGCTGTTCGTGTGGTTTTTACTGCGTTACGTCAGTGGCATCCCCATCCTGGAGAAACAGGCGATGAAGAAATGGGGATCCCAGGCAGCCTTCCAGGACTACGTTAAAAACACTCCTCTTCTCTGGCCTTGGCCGAAGTTTTGA
- the racgap1 gene encoding rac GTPase-activating protein 1: METTILNLQSLYDNLRTHVDLMNENIEPSFIQMLQNFEDCRRRWARSLDELGSCKDMLRKAEMERGALDVKLKHARNQVDVEIRRRQKAEADCETLDRRIQLIRDLLMSEGSTNSIQLSAEQRSALAFLNTNCQTNNQTTNRRLLTIDESASILSDISYDKTDDSLDWDSSNIRTVRLQKREKRRSSRNLIDGPPSATKRSRSTGRTSERGSETLVTKTTVTVPANGGPVEAISTIETVPYWTRSRRKTAATEWDSEAVKCENVFKAPEHPEGENKAEPSTPQSKGGVRLHEFVSKTVIKPESCVPCGKRIKFGKISLKCRDCRVVSHPECRERCPLPCIPNLGGTPVKIGEGVLSDYVPDTAPMIPPLVVHCVSEIEQRGLHEAGLYRLSGADRTVKDLKEKFLRSKTVPVLSKVDDIHAITGLLKDFLRNLKEPLLTFRLNRAFMDAAEVSDEDNSVALMYQTISDLPQANRDTLAFMILHLKRVADSLDTKMDISNLARVFGPTIVGHAVPNPEPMTILQDTKRQPMVVERLLSLPVNYWSQYVMAENVQPNLNHLIIENANCYATPERMSILGPLTTPEHQLNKTPSSSSLSQRMKSTLTPRFGSKSKSAVGFTHQGKFFSSPLLK; encoded by the exons ATGGAGACTACAatcctgaacctccagagcctaTATGACAATCTGAGGACTCATGTTGACCTTATGAATGAGAATATTGAGCCCA GTTTCATTCAGATGCTGCAGAACTTTGAGGACTGCCGCCGCAGATGGGCAAGGTCTCTGGATGAACTGGGATCTTGCAAGGATATGCTGAGAAAAGCAGAGATGGAGAGAGGAGCCTTGGATGTGAAGCTGAAACACGCCCGCAACCAAGTGGACGTGGAGATCCGGCGCAGACAAAAGGCAGAGGCCGACTGCGAGACGCTG GACCGTCGGATTCAGTTGATCCGGGACCTTTTAATGAGTGAGGGATCCACCAACAGCATCCAGCTGAGTGCTGAACAACGCTCTGCTCTGGCCTTCCTCAATACAAACTGCCAAACAAACAACCAGACTACCAATCGGAG ACTGTTGACAATAGATGAGTCTGCCTCCATCTTGTCAGATATAAGCTATGACAAAACCGACGACTCCCTT GATTGGGATTCGTCCAACATCAGGACGGTACGACTCCAGAAGCGAGAAAAGAGG CGCTCCTCAAGAAATCTCATTGATGGTCCTCCAAGTGCTACTAAAAGATCACGATCGACAGGCAGAACTTCAGAAAGG GGAAGTGAGACGCTTGTGACAAAGACGACAGTGACTGTGCCTGCGAATGGAGGACCTGTTGAGGCCATTTCTACCATAGAGACGGTTCCTTACTGGACTCGCAGCAGGAGAAAGACTG CTGCCACGGAGTGGGACTCTGAAGCTGTCAAGTGTGAGAATGTTTTTAAGGCCCCTGAACATCCTGAGGGAGAGAATAAAGCTGAGCCCAGCACTCCACAAAGCAAAGGAGGCGTCCGTCTGCACGAGTTTGTCTCCAAAACT GTAATCAAACCTGAATCCTGTGTGCCGTGTGGAAAAAGGATCAAGTTTGGCAAGATTTCACTGAAGTGTCGTGACTGTAGGGTGGTCTCGCACCCCGAGTGTCGCGAACGATGCCCGCTGCCGTGCATCCCCAACCTGGGAGGCACACCCGTCAAAATTGGAGAG gGCGTCCTTTCAGACTACGTTCCTGACACGGCGCCCATGATTCCTCCCCTCGTGGTTCACTGTGTGAGTGAGATTGAACAAAGGGGTTTGCACGAG GCTGGCCTTTATCGTCTGTCCGGCGCTGATCGCACAGTGAAGGATCTAAAGGAGAAGTTCCTCCGCAGCAAAACCGTTCCTGTGCTCAGCAAGGTGGACGACATCCATGCGATCACCGGCCTCCTCAAGGACTTCCTGAGGAACCTGAAGGAGCCTCTGCTCACTTTCCGCCTCAACCGGGCCTTCATGGACGCAGCTG AGGTTTCAGACGAGGACAACAGCGTAGCTCTGATGTACCAAACCATCAGCGACCTGCCGCAGGCCAACAGAGACACGCTGGCTTTCATGATTCTTCACCTCAAAAG AGTTGCTGACAGTTTGGACACGAAGATGGACATCAGCAACCTGGCCCGGGTTTTCGGTCCAACCATCGTTGGTCATGCTGTTCCCAACCCAGAACCAATGACCATCCTGCAGGATACCAAACGCCAACCAATG gtggtgGAGCGCCTGCTGTCTCTGCCGGTGAATTACTGGAGTCAGTATGTGATGGCTGAAAATGTGCAGCCCAATCTGAATCATTTGATCATCGAGAACGCAAACTGCTACGCCACCCCAGAGAGAA TGAGCATACTTGGACCGCTAACCACACCAGAACACCAACTAAACAAAACGCCGTCCTCCAGCTCCCTGTCTCAGCGAATGAAGTCCACTCTGACACCCag atttggGAGCAAGAGTAAGTCGGCCGTTGGATTTACTCATCAAGGGAAGTTCTTCTCTTCTCCACTTCTCAAATAA